The Myxocyprinus asiaticus isolate MX2 ecotype Aquarium Trade chromosome 4, UBuf_Myxa_2, whole genome shotgun sequence nucleotide sequence GTCAGTCACTCGGTGTGAATGTGTAAATCCCAAAATGTCTGAAATggaatttcacattttaaatgttaaaatgcacttATGATATTACTATGTAAGAACTGTGATTTTACCAACCTATGataatgtttgaattaaatttaaatgaaatctactatatatatatatatatatatatatatataggctgtaAGTAAAATGCTGGTTTAATTTCTTCTTATATTTTCTCCaaaagtttaattaaaatgtaatcataaaACATGAAGGCATGACgtatatttgtattaatttatttatttattactaattGTTGAAGAGAAGTACTCGTATCATTctgatactgtatttttttttatttatttatttatttatttttttataccaaaACAGTTTTTGGACAAAATAGATGTTTATGAATAgggacaaacagaaaaaaaaaaaaaaaaaaaaaacattttcacaaaaggAATGTATATTACACATTCCAAACATCAACAAACCGTCAACAACAATTAATAAATTATAGAAATGTTCTTCTGTATTGCTGTATTTACAGGAAAGTCTCAGAGAATATATGCttatacaaaatataacataacataaatctattaagtgataaaaaataaaaacccatCCTCATTCACAAGTCATACGTGCACACATCCACGCACAAGATATACTATAGACAAACTGAGTTTGTATGTTGAAGTATACACTTTCCAACCAGCGGACGCTTCTGTCTAATCTCTGGAAGATTGAAATCTACACTAAGTAATCGGCTTTGTGAGTCCGTTACAGAGGTAGAGACTGACATGTTTATAAGAAACCTTTCTTGATAAAAGTCTTTCACAGCATTGTGCTGCTGGTGATATTTAGAGCAATACGAATCAAACAAGACATCTCAAAACATGGTCTCACATCCCACTTAGGAAGCATTCTCTCAGTCTATCAAAAAAGGCGTTAGCCTTCATTCATGCACTGGAAATATTTGCACTTTTGTGAAGATGGGGTGGCTCTTACAAGAGCCTTTGTGTTTATGGAGTGGAGTCTGTCAGTCTACTTCTTCTTGGCGGCCGCCTTCTTCGCCTTGGCAGCCTTGGGTTTTGCGGCTTTGGGCTTCGCTGCTTTCACCTTCTTAGGACTCTTTGCAACTTTCTTCACAGCCGGTTTCTTCACCTTCTTCGGGCTTTTGGCGGCTTTCTTGGTCGCAGCCGGTTTCTTCACTTTCTTGGGAGCCTTCTTCGCCGCAGTTTTCTTCACTGCTGCCTTCTTCGGCTTAGCCACCTTGGCCGCTGCTTTCTTCACGGCGGGCTTCTTCGGTTTCGCCACAACTTTCTTCGCAGCTTTTTTGGCTTCTGGTTTCTTGCTCACCTTGAAAGAGCCGGACGCTCCGGTGCCTTTAGTTTGAACAAGCGCCCCCTTTTTCACGAGAGATTTCAAGGCAATCTTGACGCGAGAGTTGTTTTTCTCAACGTCATATCCACCACCCGCCAAAGCCTTTTTCAGCGCAGCCAGGGAAACTCCTTTACGCTCGTTAGAAGCTGCAACTGCCTTCACGATAAGGTCTGACACACTTGGTCCAGGCTTTTTCGTCTTCTTTGCCGCCTTCTTCTTCGGAGATTTGGCCGGAGCAGCCGCGGGAGCAGGAGCCGTTTCTGCCATAGTTTCAGTCAACTTGGAGCTGTTGTCGCGTAGTACAGAGCTGTCAAACAAGCAATATTTACATCCAACAGCTAAGGGCGGGATTTAAACGGGAGATGAGAACCATATAGACTCAACCGTCTCGCCCGCCGTTCTCAACAGGACAGAGTCGTCCGTAGATGTGTTTTCTGATCTTAGAAAACACAAGATTTTCTACGATAAACAGTGATGGATTGCCACAACGAACCCACGTATCGATAGCTGATTCCCTCCTCTTCATGTATAGTTAATGTTTTGTGCAAAACATAAGTCAGTTTATTGTACAATAATAAAAACGCGTCCAAATTTAGTGTGAGACTCCGCGGGAAATATCGCACTTCCTCTGTTCTATTGTAGATAATATATTAAAGTTCGAAAATCACAACAGAAATTATGAAAACTTTGCATGGATAAGACCCTAATGCGCACATTTGTGTTGGTTTTAGACTACGATAACTCACAGAAAAACAATTTGAAGTGTTTTTCTTCAGTGAAGGTAACACAGCTCAGCACTGTCGCCATTTCAACCTCGCTTAATCTCACCGAGATTCTTTCTACAACGACCATTAATAATCATATCTTTATATCCTGTACTTCATTCGAGTCTAATATATAAAAGCGAGTTTCCCCAatattaaacacatttgaataCGTTGCCCTTTAGCAATTAAACGGGAGTTTCCATTGTCTGAAGGGCGAGTGTTAGTCGATGTGTTGCCTGAACAGAAGAAGGAAGCTATATTTTGAACAAAATTTGTGTTAATACATGGACAAATGTCAAAATGTTTACAGTTATAAACGCTATGCTGTTGTACTTGTTCTTTTTAGTCTGTAAAATAGGGACTGGGCTACTTTTTATACGAATATTAACGGCGAGAATTTCAAATAGCCTACGTTCCGCCATTGTTCAGTTGGGAACTGTTGCTGCACTTCGTAGTTTGTAATGTTGGTCGCCTCAAGTATCTTAGtaaaaatacaaacaattcaTATAAGTTTGGTCACGAACCGAGAGACAAAATCTTTGCACTTTGTACAGATATTGAGGATTCGGGGCTTTCTAGGCTACTTAGAACAttagccacatctgagcagttaaTGCAGTTTGTGATATGTTAGAATTGATTCATCGAAAGTTTTAACAGTAATATAGCGTAAAAAGGCGCAAGAATCACACAATCATTCCATatcaataatatttcagctcttatGCTAGTTCAATTTAACACGAACCTACTCTTGTTCTTTAATAGAGCAAATTCATAGcttacattttaataattgttGTATCTCTGTGTTCTGGACGCTTCAGTTTCCTGATATTTTCTATATGAATGTACATAGCTTATAACCTGATCaagcaataaatgtttgtttgtgtaaaaTGCTACCAATTCATGTAATGACAACAGCTTGCTCTGTGTTCACAGTTCATGGTTGTTTTGTGCATCTTTTGATGGACATATACAAACATGAACTCAAAGCTATTTAAAACTACGAACATATTGAATAtgctttaaaaagttttaaagttttaaaaagttttaaagcaTAAGGCCACGTTCACACTAAAGGCAatagtatactttggttttccgcaTTCCGGATCGGATCACGCATATgtgaaggccaaagtatactttgcacATCTGTGTTGCAGATCACTCCACGCACAGTATGCATGATGTAAATTTAGTCATAATCCAGTCTGCAAGGCcattgactctactaaaagagcatcacaaagaagtcgtagtgggcatgcgtcaaacgcgTTCGTATTCGCTcatggtcagaagagtatacca carries:
- the LOC127434303 gene encoding histone H1-like, which codes for MAETAPAPAAAPAKSPKKKAAKKTKKPGPSVSDLIVKAVAASNERKGVSLAALKKALAGGGYDVEKNNSRVKIALKSLVKKGALVQTKGTGASGSFKVSKKPEAKKAAKKVVAKPKKPAVKKAAAKVAKPKKAAVKKTAAKKAPKKVKKPAATKKAAKSPKKVKKPAVKKVAKSPKKVKAAKPKAAKPKAAKAKKAAAKKK